The window TTTTTCTCGACATGGGCGCAAAATTAATCAAAAAAGTCAAAGGGAAGGTGGATTGTCAAATTGTAAAGTTGATAAATGATTTTCTGTCTCAATTTTCCTTTAAATATTAGAATAATCAGTCCTTGATAATTAAAATGAAATATGGATTTAAGTGATTCTTTTATTGAAGATTTTTCAAATTCAACTCCTTTTGAGTTGTCAGTAAGATTTGTGAGATGATTTCATTGTCCGCAAGATTTTATCCGGGCTAATTCAAATTTGTTCCCTCTGGGAACTAGAGCATGCAAATATTTCCAACGGGAACGGGGATAAACCTTAATTAACCCCGCATGCCAATGCGGAGGAGAAAGCAACTATGCAAACCCAGTTATCTATTCCCAACTCTGAAAGAGTTGAATTTTTTAAGTGTTTTTAGGATTTCCCACAGAACCTTTCCCAATCAAAATCATCCCACTAGACAAAAGCACAAAAAGTGTCAAAGCGAAGACAATAGATAATTTTCTTTTCATTTTTGAATTAATTAAAAGATACTTAAACAATACTCAATTCATTTTCTTTTAAGGTTAAGAATTTCCGTGATTAAAGAAATTTTATCTTTAAATTGAACAAAGATCAACTTTGCCATATAATATTAAGGTTTTTCTTTAAAAATGGCTTATTTTGATGATATCTATTTATTGAAAGGAATTTTCCATCTAATCATTAAATCACCCATTTAGCATGCGTGCAAAATTTTTATCTTTGAAGTCAAATTTGAATTAAAATGAAATTTAAAAATAAGGTAGTTGTCATCACTGGAGCCACATCGGGAATAGGAGAAGCTTGTGCCATAGCATTTGGGAAGGAGGGTGCTCAAGTAGTAATTACAGGGAGAAGTCAACTCAAATTAGATAATTCATTGATCAAATTACAGAAAGAGGGTATAGATGCCATTGGGATTGTAGCAGATGCTGCAATAGAGGAGGACAATAGGAAAATGGCCGAAAAGGCAATCTCTCATTTTGGCAAAATCGATATTCTAATCAACAATGTGGGAATTTCAATGCGGGCACTTTTTCAGGATTTGGATATTGAAGTCTTCAAAAAAGTGATGGATATCAATTTCTGGGGAGCAGTGTATGCGACCAAGTATTGCTTGGAGTCGATTACGCAGCAGAAAGGAAGCATCATCGGAATTTCTTCAATCAATGGCTATCGGGGAACGCCTGCACGGACTGCATACACAGCGAGTAAGTTTGCGATGAATGGTTTTTTTGAATCACTCAGAACAGAGTTGCTCAAAAAAGATGTACATGTACTCGTGGCCTGCCCAGGATTTACAACATCAAATATCCGATCAAACGCTTTGCTCGCAGACGGGACACCACAAGGAGCATCACCTCGCGATGAAGCCAAAATGATGTCAGCAGAGGAAGTAGCCTCATATATTGTAGAAGCTACAGCAAAGAGAAAAAGAGAAATAGTTTTGACTACTCAGGGGAAATTGGCGGTATTTTTGAATAAATGGATTCCAGGAATCATGGATGGAGTGGTTTACAATCAAATGGCAAAAGAAAAAGATTCTCCATTTAAATAAATACTATGATCAAAGAAACTTTTCAAGTTTACCTCAATCGCTTGACAGATCTCTCAAGCAGAAATAGATCGCTTTATCTCGCAAAGCTCTATTCCACACAAATGATAGACTTGAATAGATTGAATTTTTTACAGAATAAAGTTTCTTTCGATTACATTAGAGACCTGATTGCAGGCAGAAAATCAATCTCTTTAATCCCGATTTCTGACCCGAGAGACAAGGAAATCAATTTACTTTCTCAAAATCTCAAATCTATCCTTCATCAGATCAAATTGACCGAAGAAGAGACGGGAGAGAAAAGTCTTTATGTGGGTTATCCTTTTATAGAGGGGAAATTGATTAATGATCAAGTTCTCAGATGTCCTTTGTTGTTTTTTCCCGTGAGCTTGTCAAAAGATGGAAATGATTGGGTCTTGCACCTAGATAAGTCTCAGCAAATCATATTTAATAAGACATTTTTATTGGCTTATGAAAGAGCGTATGGTACACTGACAATAAGTGAGGAAGACATGCAATTGGAAGACTTTCCAACGGATGCCACTTCTTTTTTGACAGAGCTCTATGAAATTGTGAAATCAAAATTTTCTATCAACTTCAATCAAGAGCTATATGAACAAAAGATATTAGCTTTTCCAGAAAGCAGTAAGTCTATAGATGAAAATCAGTTTGACAAAGGTGTCCTTAAATTGAGATCTTATGCAGTTTTGGGTCAGTTTTCTCAAAAATCCAGTTTTCTGATTCAAGATTATGAAGAGCTAATTAGCCAAAATCAATATGAAAATCTTGAGGAGTTATTTGCCAAACATTTTGCTTCTGAAGAGGAGGATATGTCGATACCGAGAGAAGATCAGCTTTACAATGTATTTCCATTAGATGCAAGTCAGGAGGAGGTCGTCAAGGCGGTGAAAGCAGGACAATCTTGCGTCATCGAAGGCCCCCCAGGGACGGGAAAATCTCAGCTGATTAGTAATTTGGCAGTGGATTATATCTCAAGAGGTAAAAAGGTTTTGATAGTTTCCCAAAAGCGTGCTGCTTTAGATGTGGTTTTTAAAAGATTAGGAGAAAAGGGTTTTGCAGCATTTTTGGCTTTGGTTCATGACTTTAGGGCAGATAAAAAATCACTTTTTGAAAAGATTCAAAAACAAATCAATTCTATCGAGCAATATCAAGAACTGAATCGGGGAATCAATGCCATTCAACTGGAAAGGCAATTCTCTCAATTGTCTCGGACGATAGATATGCATTTAGATTATTTTGATGAATTCAAAAAAGGGCTTTTCAATACCGAAGAATGTGGCATTCCTATTAAGCAACTTTACATGACGTCCAAGTTGGGTGAGGAAGAGGTGGACTTGACGCAGTATTACAAGAAATTTCATTGGGATAGTGTTGCTGAATTTTTGAGAAATTTCAAAGAATATGAAACCTATTACAAAAAGTATCAAAACGCAAAGTCTTTTTG is drawn from Belliella baltica DSM 15883 and contains these coding sequences:
- a CDS encoding SDR family oxidoreductase, whose protein sequence is MKFKNKVVVITGATSGIGEACAIAFGKEGAQVVITGRSQLKLDNSLIKLQKEGIDAIGIVADAAIEEDNRKMAEKAISHFGKIDILINNVGISMRALFQDLDIEVFKKVMDINFWGAVYATKYCLESITQQKGSIIGISSINGYRGTPARTAYTASKFAMNGFFESLRTELLKKDVHVLVACPGFTTSNIRSNALLADGTPQGASPRDEAKMMSAEEVASYIVEATAKRKREIVLTTQGKLAVFLNKWIPGIMDGVVYNQMAKEKDSPFK